From Gossypium raimondii isolate GPD5lz chromosome 11, ASM2569854v1, whole genome shotgun sequence:
GAAAATTCTTACAGGCATGTTTGAAAAAATGATGTTACAAAACAAACAATCAAATGCAGTGGGTTGAGTGAAGGTGGTTCATTTTATTTGAAAGCAAAATCAATGTTGGGTAAAACTCCTGAGCTGTTACCCAAAACTATTGGCGACACTAATACCTCTGGAGCTCCAAGATTGTAGACAAAATTATCTAAGCTGGGAGATGGACAAGGTACGCATGAATGATGCACCTGGAGTACATTGGACTCAATATGATTCTGAGACATGAGTTAGGTTTTGTAAGAATGAATCACAGATCCTATTTTTGAGTTTGTTAGCTTGAAGCACACTAATATTGTGGATGATTACTACAAAGAATTTGAAGCTCTATTAAACTTGTTCCAATTGTGTGATGATTATGCTTTAAGTATCTTTGCTAGCAACCTTAGATCTAAAATTTCTCATATCTGCAACGGCAGCCAACGAATGCTCCCGAGGAACTCAATTGACAGGCCAAATTGCCGGTCAGGTTTCTCAAACGGGAAACCATCAGACAACTGGTGTAAaacaattttcctttttattttttatcagtTGAGTTCACAGAATCCATCAGTTATCTCTCCAGCTGCTGATGTCAATGCAAGGAGACCTCCACAAAAGCCTTCTGTTGGCCACAAGAAACCACTTGAACCTCTTGCTTCATCACAAATCCTGAGAATGATTGTCAGTGGTCTACTATAACCGAAACTAAAGGATATTCGGTCCATCTTTAAGATTAACCATTTTGTACGCATTTTAACGGGATTCCCCGCAGTAGAAGGAAAATGGTATTCGAGGCCTTCTCTGACATTGGCATTTATCAACTCAATGATATTTGACGGTCACCTCTGTCGCATGCagatttcatttatttatttcaaataaggGTCAGATTTCCAAATAGGGAACTTCACGAAATTTTGACATTCTATTTTAACGTTGACCCCTTTATTGATGATATCTAGTTTCTCTATGTGTACATTTATTTCTGCCTTTTTTATATAAGCAATGCTGATCCTTTTGTTGGTATCTACTTTCTATATGTTGTTGGTAGTGGCCAAATGGGGGGAGATGATATATCAAAACGGCAGCAATCATGCCATGGAATTTGCTAAGCACCATCCCTTTACCAAGTATTTACATTAAGTTACTAATTCTTGGATACAGTCCGGATGAAAGAGGACGTCTGCTGTACGTGCTGCTGTTGAGGGAGATGATATATCAAAACGGCAGCTAACGGCCGAACAAGCCTGGCAGAGATGTGCGAGTGGGGAAATGGGGAAGGATGAAAAAGCCAGTTCTGAAGCAGGTAAAGATTTGAACCATAAGTCTTCCTCAACATACGAAATTAAGCACAAAGGACAATCAAGAGCCTGAATGGAACCTCGcttatatttttccaaaagGAATCCAATCATTGTAATTGCCCAAACTTATTTTATGTTGTAATATAACGATATTTTTCCTGGTCTGAGGTCTGTTCCCTTCCCTTTAATTATATCAAGTCCTACCCTATGCAACATGTTGCTCCCTATATATTGCTTTTTTAGTTTCTACTCTGCTATTGTTTCAACAGGACCAAGAACCAAGGGGCAATtgcttttttagtttttactccCCAACTAGAAAATTCAGTCAGGACCAAGGGGTCGTCCCTCAAACCAGAGTAGCTCGAACTATTTGCTGTTCTGGAAAAGGAGCCCCTATTGCATAGAACAACACTGATTTATCGCCTGTACGAGAGAATTCAATCCCTGGCTGCGGTTTAAGTTTAGGGATTTAGGCTAACTAGTGTTTAATCAGGGTTCTTGATCACAGGAGAATTTCTGTTGTCTTAGCTTAATTCATCTGCAGAATTTGATATTACAGCTGGATAATTACGTTAGAAGGTTCTATATGCAAAAAACCAATGATATTGTGAGGTTAGGTTCAATCATTTTCACTCTGGTAAAAACTTAAAGCTCAGAATAACACCAGAAACGACAAAAGGAACAAAGGGGCAATTGCAACCAAATGCCAATTTCAAATATGATAATGACCATTTTAATTACAGTGAGCCAGAGAAATCCCTCCTGAATTAAGAACATCAAACCTATCCTCAATTCTAGGAGAAACAATCCATTGAGGATAGGGCAAAACTCATCCAATGCCATTATCGATTCTGAAAACCCATGTCTGGCTCATGACCATACATACCTTGGCCTTGACTATGGCCAGGTGCACCAAAAGGGCCCATCTGCTTCGACTTTGACCTGAGTTCCATCTCAATAAGCCTCTGCAATGCCTCCGGATGATGGCTCCCACTGCCGACATCATTACCTGAAATatcaaacaaataataatgtgGATAATATTCGCAAATAGAACGCGAAATGTAATCATCATGGTAACAGTAGTTCAAATACAAGACAACCGACAACAGACTGCaggaaattttcttttcattttttccagCAGAATTGGGGGATCCCAGATGAAGTAATCATTTTGCAATTATGTGCAAAAAGTTTTGGCATGGTCATTATCATCCTTCTTAAATCACCTTAAGCATAAAAACAGTCCATAACATTAATTGTAGGCATTTCCAAGAATGAAATGGGCGGGTAGGTTTTCCAAATTTGAAATTGGCAAAGATGAGAAAGAGACAAGACATGTATTATATACTTTACCTGGAGGCATTCCAAGACCAGCAAAGTTGGGTTGGGGCTGCCGGTGACCATGCCCCAATGGAAAACCATGCATTGGATTCAATTCAGGTAGCAAACCAGCCATCTGATTAGTTGAATGAGGTGCCAGCAGTGGAACACCGGGAATTCCACGTTGCATGATTGGAGGAGGAAAGTTTCTGGGTATATGCATTTGTTGTAACATAGGATGATGAATTGGAGGATCAAATCCAGTTAGTCCACTGCTAGGATGATGGAGAGGATGAAGCATATTTGCAGGTAAATGATGATTTGGTGGTGCATCATGATGGATCATGCCTTCTGGAGCCATGAACTTCACCTGAGAACCGATGTTAGAATGATGAGAATCTAATGGATGAAACATAGAACCTCCATGATTCAATTGAGGACGAAGCAGTGGAGAAGATGGTTGGACATTTTGTGATGGAATATCTGGATCCCTCATGTCATAGGAACCAGGAAGAAAAATGGGACCTTCTTTCCCTCCTACCAGAGGTCTTTCATCCTGGAAGATGGCCTTTAAAGCTGCTAGCTTCTCAGCAACATCAATCGGTGTCTCTTGGGAGGGCAGTAACTCTGATTTTGCACTACCAGCCATGAAATTCTGGAGTTTCACAGGATTACTGACACCAAGCAAACTATCCTCTTCAGGAAGTCCAATTTCAGCAGATCCATCAAAACCACCAAGTTTAGATCCTAATCCAGCTCGTATATGTGATGAATCCGCTGCGGATGGAGCATCATTATAGCCTAACAAATGCTCTTCAATGCCATCAGATTTCATTCGCTCTCTCTGggtaaaaggtaaaatatttttttcaaaattagtccTGTTTGACACAATGTGACCTGCAGAAGGAAGAAGACTGTCATCTGTAACATGTGGGGGAAGCCAGTTAGATTTGGATACATCGACTCTTGCAGAATCCATTGAGCCCCTTTGAACAGAAGCTGGTGCTCCAACTGATTGTAGTTCTTTCATGAAAGCACTTCCAAAAAGTGTTTCAAGAGTTAGACTCTTCCCTGAACTGGAAGCATTTTCTGCATTTGTGTCTATTGAATCACAAGGTGCCATATCAACCCTTGCTGTTTCAACAGTGTGTACCCTTTCTGAAGACCCGACGTCGAGATTGGACGGTGATACTATGTTTTTCacacttgttttattttgtaacaATGAAAGAAGGTGCTGGGATGCATGATTGTCAATAACTTCTTGCTTTTCACATTTGGCATCAGTAATTTTCCGTCCTTCAATAGCAGGAGGCAACCTCGGATCATTTTCAGTGCCTTCGGACAGAATTGACTTTTCAAGATCCTCGCATGTGAGGACAGTTGGAACTGCTGCTGATTTATTGACATCCTTAATATTCCATGATTGCTCAGAGTTTTCAATTCTAGGAGACATCAAATTTGATATAGCATGCCTGTCCACAAGTTCAGAGTTTTCAAATGGAAAGTTTGCCTCTACATGCTTATTAGCTATCCTATCATGGGAACCACCTTTTTCACCACCCTGAATAAAAGAGAGCAAGTCTTTTGGCCTGCCAAGGGAGAAATCATCTGTAGGCTTCTTCTCTGCGATGACAAGATGAAAAGAATATTAGATCATACTTCTTACTTGAGAACGAAGCAGATTCACTTAAAGCCAGATTACTTGATGAACAAGAGCCAACAAACCTTCATCAAGAAACAAATGAGCAAACTTAGAAGAATGCGAAGTGTCAGAGGCCCATGTCTCATCTGTGTTGCCGTCATTAGGCTGAAGAAAAAGAGATATTAAAGGCTGTTAATCATTTCTTCAAGGAAAACAGGGAGTAAaaggataaatataaaatacttaaataaactATACGTAGATAAGATGTATGGTTTATTGATCAACCaggttttaatttctttaagcAGGGGAATTAAAAATGAACATCTAAGTCATACGGAGCATATGTATTTGACatatgtttttgaatttgaaaCCAATGTCTTGAAACCAAAATAATACCGCAGTCATATTAGTGGAGCCACCTCCATTTGATGTTACAGCAGTTCCAAAAAGCTTGTCTAGAATTGAAATTGAACCATCCTGGTTGGTTTCAGTCACAATTTTATCAGCAACCAGCTTCTTGGAATCAAGTTCAGTAACTTCACCATTCCCAGGGGCTATAAAGGCTTCTGAAAGACTAGAACTCTTGTATATTTGGGAATCTTTGCTTATTGTGtcattaaatttatctaaagcTGATGGGGTATTTGGAGCCTTCACACTCCTAATATTGTCTAAAAGGTGAATGTTTTTACTTTCAAGCCTCTGCTCACTCAAAGTTTCCTCTTCACACTGTTTAGAATGTTTGCCCAAAAGATCATCAGAAATCCCATTTAAAAGAAGGCTGCCTTTGGACTCTGAAGGGTTGCCATCAATTTCAGAACTCCCAACCTATAGAAGCATACCAGAAGATCAATACCTAATAAAGTGT
This genomic window contains:
- the LOC105802735 gene encoding uncharacterized protein LOC105802735 isoform X7, whose product is MSLENEEQHSLDQPDISKESQKKSRISYTREYLLSLSELDICKKLPEGFDQSIFGELEDTSQDRQRIPGTLSGYRRNEYSSSPPTRGDYSRGIHGRWDSRSSGKSDRDSDSQSDWDSDHGRRHGNQSRRSWQGPDHDGLLGSGSFPRPSGYMAGASGPKVRANDQYHLNRSNEPYHPPRPYKAVPHSRRETNDSYNDETFGSTEFTSEDRAEEERKRRASFESWRKEQHKAFLEKKINPERRKDDFDISELLKDFKGDKGVANRNKESDEPIPASNIFSDKTSLHSQTPASRPLVPPGFTSTVLERNVGTKSSMHSHSSQVGSSEIDGNPSESKGSLLLNGISDDLLGKHSKQCEEETLSEQRLESKNIHLLDNIRSVKAPNTPSALDKFNDTISKDSQIYKSSSLSEAFIAPGNGEVTELDSKKLVADKIVTETNQDGSISILDKLFGTAVTSNGGGSTNMTAPNDGNTDETWASDTSHSSKFAHLFLDEEKKPTDDFSLGRPKDLLSFIQGGEKGGSHDRIANKHVEANFPFENSELVDRHAISNLMSPRIENSEQSWNIKDVNKSAAVPTVLTCEDLEKSILSEGTENDPRLPPAIEGRKITDAKCEKQEVIDNHASQHLLSLLQNKTSVKNIVSPSNLDVGSSERVHTVETARVDMAPCDSIDTNAENASSSGKSLTLETLFGSAFMKELQSVGAPASVQRGSMDSARVDVSKSNWLPPHVTDDSLLPSAGHIVSNRTNFEKNILPFTQRERMKSDGIEEHLLGYNDAPSAADSSHIRAGLGSKLGGFDGSAEIGLPEEDSLLGVSNPVKLQNFMAGSAKSELLPSQETPIDVAEKLAALKAIFQDERPLVGGKEGPIFLPGSYDMRDPDIPSQNVQPSSPLLRPQLNHGGSMFHPLDSHHSNIGSQVKFMAPEGMIHHDAPPNHHLPANMLHPLHHPSSGLTGFDPPIHHPMLQQMHIPRNFPPPIMQRGIPGVPLLAPHSTNQMAGLLPELNPMHGFPLGHGHRQPQPNFAGLGMPPGNDVGSGSHHPEALQRLIEMELRSKSKQMGPFGAPGHSQGQGMYGHEPDMGFQNR
- the LOC105802735 gene encoding uncharacterized protein LOC105802735 isoform X4, coding for MSLENEEQHSLDQPDISKESQKKSRISYTREYLLSLSELDICKKLPEGFDQSIFGELEDTSQDRQRIPGTLSGYRRNEYSSSPPTRGDYSRGIHGRWDSRSSGKSDRDSDSQSDWDSDHGRRHGNQSRRSWQGPEHDGLLGSGSFPRPSGYTAGASASKLRANEQCHLNRSNEPYHPPRPYKAVPHSRRETNDSYNDETFGSTECTSDDRAEEERKRRASFESWRKEQQKAFQEKKINPERRKDNFDISELLEDSKVDKGLANRNKESDEPIPASNIVSDRTSLPSQTPASRPLVPPGFASTVLERNVGTKTSMHSHSSQVGSSEIDGNPSESKGSLLLNGISDDLLGKHSKQCEEETLSEQRLESKNIHLLDNIRSVKAPNTPSALDKFNDTISKDSQIYKSSSLSEAFIAPGNGEVTELDSKKLVADKIVTETNQDGSISILDKLFGTAVTSNGGGSTNMTAPNDGNTDETWASDTSHSSKFAHLFLDEEKKPTDDFSLGRPKDLLSFIQGGEKGGSHDRIANKHVEANFPFENSELVDRHAISNLMSPRIENSEQSWNIKDVNKSAAVPTVLTCEDLEKSILSEGTENDPRLPPAIEGRKITDAKCEKQEVIDNHASQHLLSLLQNKTSVKNIVSPSNLDVGSSERVHTVETARVDMAPCDSIDTNAENASSSGKSLTLETLFGSAFMKELQSVGAPASVQRGSMDSARVDVSKSNWLPPHVTDDSLLPSAGHIVSNRTNFEKNILPFTQRERMKSDGIEEHLLGYNDAPSAADSSHIRAGLGSKLGGFDGSAEIGLPEEDSLLGVSNPVKLQNFMAGSAKSELLPSQETPIDVAEKLAALKAIFQDERPLVGGKEGPIFLPGSYDMRDPDIPSQNVQPSSPLLRPQLNHGGSMFHPLDSHHSNIGSQVKFMAPEGMIHHDAPPNHHLPANMLHPLHHPSSGLTGFDPPIHHPMLQQMHIPRNFPPPIMQRGIPGVPLLAPHSTNQMAGLLPELNPMHGFPLGHGHRQPQPNFAGLGMPPGNDVGSGSHHPEALQRLIEMELRSKSKQMGPFGAPGHSQGQGMYGHEPDMGFQNR
- the LOC105802735 gene encoding uncharacterized protein LOC105802735 isoform X5, with protein sequence MSLENEEQHSLDQPDISKESQKKSRISYTREYLLSLSELDICKKLPEGFDQSIFGELEDTSQDRQRIPGTLSGYRRNEYSSSPPTRGDYSRGIHGRWDSRSSGKSDRDSDSQSDWDSDHGRRHGNQSRRSWQGPEHDGLLGSGSFPRPSGYTAGASASKLRANEQCHLNRSNEPYHPPRPYKAVPHSRRETNDSYNDETFGSTECTSDDRAEEERKRRASFESWRKEQQKAFQEKKINPERRKDNFDISELLEDSKVDKGLANRNKESDEPIPASNIVSDRTSLPSQTPASRPLVPPGFASTVLERNVGTKTSMHSHSSQVGNSEIDSNLSESKGSLLSNGISDDLAGKPSKPNEEETLSERRLGIKNIHPLDNNKSVKAPTFSSALDKLNDTISKDSQIYNSSSLSEAFMAPGNNEVTELDSKKLVADKIVTETNQDGSISILDKLFGNALTANEGGSTNYTEPNDSNADETWAPDTFHSSKFAHLFLDEEKKPTDDFSLGRPKDLLSFIQGGEKGGSHDRIANKHVEANFPFENSELVDRHAISNLMSPRIENSEQSWNIKDVNKSAAVPTVLTCEDLEKSILSEGTENDPRLPPAIEGRKITDAKCEKQEVIDNHASQHLLSLLQNKTSVKNIVSPSNLDVGSSERVHTVETARVDMAPCDSIDTNAENASSSGKSLTLETLFGSAFMKELQSVGAPASVQRGSMDSARVDVSKSNWLPPHVTDDSLLPSAGHIVSNRTNFEKNILPFTQRERMKSDGIEEHLLGYNDAPSAADSSHIRAGLGSKLGGFDGSAEIGLPEEDSLLGVSNPVKLQNFMAGSAKSELLPSQETPIDVAEKLAALKAIFQDERPLVGGKEGPIFLPGSYDMRDPDIPSQNVQPSSPLLRPQLNHGGSMFHPLDSHHSNIGSQVKFMAPEGMIHHDAPPNHHLPANMLHPLHHPSSGLTGFDPPIHHPMLQQMHIPRNFPPPIMQRGIPGVPLLAPHSTNQMAGLLPELNPMHGFPLGHGHRQPQPNFAGLGMPPGNDVGSGSHHPEALQRLIEMELRSKSKQMGPFGAPGHSQGQGMYGHEPDMGFQNR
- the LOC105802735 gene encoding uncharacterized protein LOC105802735 isoform X6, whose translation is MSLENEEQHSLDQPDISKESQKKSRISYTREYLLSLSELDICKKLPEGFDQSIFGELEDTSQDRQRIPGTLSGYRRNEYSSSPPTRGDYSRGIHGRWDSRSSGKSDRDSDSQSDWDSDHGRRHGNQSRRSWQGPEHDGLLGSGSFPRPSGYTAGASASKLRANEQCHLNRSNEPYHPPRPYKAVPHSRRETNDSYNDETFGSTEFTSEDRAEEERKRRASFESWRKEQHKAFLEKKINPERRKDDFDISELLKDFKGDKGVANRNKESDEPIPASNIFSDKTSLHSQTPASRPLVPPGFTSTVLERNVGTKSSMHSHSSQVGSSEIDGNPSESKGSLLLNGISDDLLGKHSKQCEEETLSEQRLESKNIHLLDNIRSVKAPNTPSALDKFNDTISKDSQIYKSSSLSEAFIAPGNGEVTELDSKKLVADKIVTETNQDGSISILDKLFGTAVTSNGGGSTNMTAPNDGNTDETWASDTSHSSKFAHLFLDEEKKPTDDFSLGRPKDLLSFIQGGEKGGSHDRIANKHVEANFPFENSELVDRHAISNLMSPRIENSEQSWNIKDVNKSAAVPTVLTCEDLEKSILSEGTENDPRLPPAIEGRKITDAKCEKQEVIDNHASQHLLSLLQNKTSVKNIVSPSNLDVGSSERVHTVETARVDMAPCDSIDTNAENASSSGKSLTLETLFGSAFMKELQSVGAPASVQRGSMDSARVDVSKSNWLPPHVTDDSLLPSAGHIVSNRTNFEKNILPFTQRERMKSDGIEEHLLGYNDAPSAADSSHIRAGLGSKLGGFDGSAEIGLPEEDSLLGVSNPVKLQNFMAGSAKSELLPSQETPIDVAEKLAALKAIFQDERPLVGGKEGPIFLPGSYDMRDPDIPSQNVQPSSPLLRPQLNHGGSMFHPLDSHHSNIGSQVKFMAPEGMIHHDAPPNHHLPANMLHPLHHPSSGLTGFDPPIHHPMLQQMHIPRNFPPPIMQRGIPGVPLLAPHSTNQMAGLLPELNPMHGFPLGHGHRQPQPNFAGLGMPPGNDVGSGSHHPEALQRLIEMELRSKSKQMGPFGAPGHSQGQGMYGHEPDMGFQNR
- the LOC105802735 gene encoding uncharacterized protein LOC105802735 isoform X3, which gives rise to MSLENEEQHSLDQPDISKESQKKSRISYTREYLLSLSELDICKKLPEGFDQSIFGELEDTSQDRQRIPGTLSGYRRNEYSSSPPTRGDYSRGIHGRWDSRSSGKSDRDSDSQSDWDSDHGRRHGNQSRRSWQGPEHDGLLGSGSFPRPSGYTAGASASKLRANEQCHLNRSNEPYHPPRPYKAVPHSRRETNDSYNDETFGSTECTSDDRAEEERKRRASFESWRKEQHKAFLEKKINPERRKDDFDISELLKDFKGDKGVANRNKESDEPIPASNIFSDKTSLHSQTPASRPLVPPGFTSTVLERNVGTKSSMHSHSSQVGSSEIDGNPSESKGSLLLNGISDDLLGKHSKQCEEETLSEQRLESKNIHLLDNIRSVKAPNTPSALDKFNDTISKDSQIYKSSSLSEAFIAPGNGEVTELDSKKLVADKIVTETNQDGSISILDKLFGTAVTSNGGGSTNMTAPNDGNTDETWASDTSHSSKFAHLFLDEEKKPTDDFSLGRPKDLLSFIQGGEKGGSHDRIANKHVEANFPFENSELVDRHAISNLMSPRIENSEQSWNIKDVNKSAAVPTVLTCEDLEKSILSEGTENDPRLPPAIEGRKITDAKCEKQEVIDNHASQHLLSLLQNKTSVKNIVSPSNLDVGSSERVHTVETARVDMAPCDSIDTNAENASSSGKSLTLETLFGSAFMKELQSVGAPASVQRGSMDSARVDVSKSNWLPPHVTDDSLLPSAGHIVSNRTNFEKNILPFTQRERMKSDGIEEHLLGYNDAPSAADSSHIRAGLGSKLGGFDGSAEIGLPEEDSLLGVSNPVKLQNFMAGSAKSELLPSQETPIDVAEKLAALKAIFQDERPLVGGKEGPIFLPGSYDMRDPDIPSQNVQPSSPLLRPQLNHGGSMFHPLDSHHSNIGSQVKFMAPEGMIHHDAPPNHHLPANMLHPLHHPSSGLTGFDPPIHHPMLQQMHIPRNFPPPIMQRGIPGVPLLAPHSTNQMAGLLPELNPMHGFPLGHGHRQPQPNFAGLGMPPGNDVGSGSHHPEALQRLIEMELRSKSKQMGPFGAPGHSQGQGMYGHEPDMGFQNR
- the LOC105802735 gene encoding uncharacterized protein LOC105802735 isoform X2 codes for the protein MSLENEGQHSLDQPADTSKEPQKKPRISYTRDFLLSLSELDVCKNLPLGFDHSILSDFEDTSQDRQRIPGTLSGYRRNEYSSSPPTRGDYSRGIHGRWDSRSSGKNDRDSDTQSDWDSDHGRRHGNQSRRSWQGPDHDGLLGSGSFPRPSGYMAGASGPKVRANDQYHLNRSNEPYHPPRPYKAVPHSRRETNDSYNDETFGSTEFTSEDRAEEERKRRASFESWRKEQHKAFLEKKINPERRKDDFDISELLKDFKGDKGVANRNKESDEPIPASNIFSDKTSLHSQTPASRPLVPPGFTSTVLERNVGTKSSMHSHSSQVGSSEIDGNPSESKGSLLLNGISDDLLGKHSKQCEEETLSEQRLESKNIHLLDNIRSVKAPNTPSALDKFNDTISKDSQIYKSSSLSEAFIAPGNGEVTELDSKKLVADKIVTETNQDGSISILDKLFGTAVTSNGGGSTNMTAPNDGNTDETWASDTSHSSKFAHLFLDEEKKPTDDFSLGRPKDLLSFIQGGEKGGSHDRIANKHVEANFPFENSELVDRHAISNLMSPRIENSEQSWNIKDVNKSAAVPTVLTCEDLEKSILSEGTENDPRLPPAIEGRKITDAKCEKQEVIDNHASQHLLSLLQNKTSVKNIVSPSNLDVGSSERVHTVETARVDMAPCDSIDTNAENASSSGKSLTLETLFGSAFMKELQSVGAPASVQRGSMDSARVDVSKSNWLPPHVTDDSLLPSAGHIVSNRTNFEKNILPFTQRERMKSDGIEEHLLGYNDAPSAADSSHIRAGLGSKLGGFDGSAEIGLPEEDSLLGVSNPVKLQNFMAGSAKSELLPSQETPIDVAEKLAALKAIFQDERPLVGGKEGPIFLPGSYDMRDPDIPSQNVQPSSPLLRPQLNHGGSMFHPLDSHHSNIGSQVKFMAPEGMIHHDAPPNHHLPANMLHPLHHPSSGLTGFDPPIHHPMLQQMHIPRNFPPPIMQRGIPGVPLLAPHSTNQMAGLLPELNPMHGFPLGHGHRQPQPNFAGLGMPPGNDVGSGSHHPEALQRLIEMELRSKSKQMGPFGAPGHSQGQGMYGHEPDMGFQNR